The Neisseria animaloris genome segment TTTTGTTCAAACGTGCCAATTCCGCATCAATGGCCGCTTCTTGTTGTTCCAATTCGGTTTGCTGTTTGGCCAAATCGCCGATAACTTTTTCGTTGGCTTGATTGATGTAGCGGCTGTATTGCAGATAACGGGCTTTTTGGCCGGGTTCGGCATTTTTTAAAAACAGCACCACGGCGTTGGGTTGGCGGTTTTTGTAATGCCCCGCCAATAGCCGTGCCACTTGGGCTTTGGTACCGGTTATTTCGGTTTTCAGACGGCCTAATTCGTTTTGCAGGGTTTGCAGTTTTTCCCATGCGGTGCGCTGCTGCTTATTGATGGCAGCAAGCTCTTTCTGTGCTTTGGCAAGTGCGGCGCGGGTACGTTCGAGAGCGGCGTGGGCGCTGCGTTGGGCAGCCTGTTTTTGCTTCAGGTCGGTTTGGGCGGCGCTAATGGCTTCGCGGATTTCTTTTAAATCTCCCGTGGCTTCTGCGGCGGTGGCAGGGGGCGGTTCGGGCGCGGCGACGGCCGGAACGGAAAGGCAGAGCAGGGCGGCTGGCAGCAGGTATTTGAACGGCATGGCGGTTGTTTGCAAAGGTTATACGGGCGCAATTATAGCGGATAGGCAGGCCGTCTGAAAATCAGAACGAAGCCTGCTTTCTATGGTTTGTTCAGCTTTCCAGAAATTCGTTCACGCCCCGTTCGCAGCGGGTTTTCTTTTCATCCAATGTGGCCTGCAGCAGGGCATCGTTTTGTGGTAAGGCGGCGCGTTCGGCTTCGTGGTGCCATAAGTGGTAGGCGATACCGGCGAATTTCAGATTGTGCCGTTTCATGCCGCTATGGTAGCAGCGGGCGACAAATTCGCTGTCTTCGCGACCCCAGCCGACAAATTCGTTGTTGAAGCCGTTTACCGCCAGTGCATCGTCGCGGAAAAAGCCCATGTTGCAGCTTTTGATGCCTTTGTGTTTGCGGTTGCCGCGTTTGCCGATCAGCTTGGCGAGTTTGGTTAGGCGTAGGGCGGACAGGCGTTTTTCGATGCCGTTGGCGGTAAACGAAAGGTCGGGCAGCGGCAGATTGGGGTGGCTGAGAATGTCGTCGGTGCGCGCTTTGGTAAGGATTACGCGCGAGCCTTGAATCAGACGGCCTTTTTTGGCTGCGGCGATGTGGTCGGCGATAAACGACGGGTCGAGCACCATGTCGCCGTCGATAATGATCAGGTAATCCGATGTGGCGGCGGCAATGGCGCGGTTGCGTGATTCGGCGGCGCGGAAGCCGTCGTCTTTCTGCCAAGTGTGCTTCACCGGCACGGGGCTGGCTTGGGTAAATTTGCCGACCACTTCGGTGGTGCGCCTGTCGGAACCGTCGTCGGCGATGATGATTTCCTGCGGCAGGCGGGTTTGCGCCAACGCCGATTTCAACACCAAAGCCAGCGCGTCGGGGCGGTTGTAGGTGGTGATGGTCAGCGATACGCTCATGTTGCGGTTGTGTTCGTAGAGCTTAACGTATTTGTAGTACGAACCTTGTGCATTGGCGGCGGAAATAATCAGGCCGTCCGAACCGTAGAGAAAGCCTTTTTTGAGCAGGTAGTTTTTGATAAACGATGCCGCGCCGTGCCAAAGGGCTTTAAACGGCGAAGAATCTTTTTTGTAGCGGTTTTCTTCGGCATACAGCGTGCTGTATTGCTGCATTTTTTGAATCAGTCCTTCGGCGTTTTGAAACGAATAATGTTTCAGACGGCCTTTGAGGGAGCGGACGTTGGTTTTGGGCGGCAACACCAAGGATTCATGCACTTTGCGGTCTGAAAACTGAATATAGTTGCGCTGATACAGGCGTGGCAGAATGTCGGGATACCAGCCGCAGCCTTTGATTAAGCGGCCGTTGTAATGGTTCAGCCGCGACAAGGTGTACACGGTTTGCGGGTCGTCGTGTTCTACGGCATCGCGGATGCTTTCAATCAGCTCGGCATCGGGCACTTCGTCGCTGTCGATACTGAAAATCCAATTGTGTTTGGCCAACGACGCGGCGAGGTTTTTCATCGGGCCGAAGCCGATAAACTCGTGCTTGCACACGCGCACGTTGCCGAAGCGGGCGGCAATTTCAAGCGTGCGGTCAGCAGAGCCGTTGTCGAGCAGCAGCACTTCGTCGAAGTCGGTCAACGCAGTGAGCACTTCTTGTAGATAGCGTTCGGAATTTTTAACCAGCATGGTTGCGCTGGCGGGGATTTTGTGTGTTTGCATAAATGGTTAAGGTGAGGGAGGCCGTCTGAAAAAACAGCTTGGTTCATGAAGATAAGGCCGTCTGAAAAGCATGGTATAGCAAATAAACTAAACTTGCCACGGTGTTGCTACGCTTTAGTTCAAAGGGAATGATTTTTTAAACCGCTTACATTGCCGCTTTTCAAAAATATTAAGTTTCCGATATTTTCACAGGTTTGGCAAAAAATCAGGCCGTCTGAACAATGATAAATCTGTTCAGACGGCCTGCCGCTGTTGGTGTTATGCCGACAAGCTGCCGTGTAAGGCTTGTGCGGTTTTAAACGCTTCATCAGCATCATCGGCGCATACGGTGAAATGTCCCATTTTTCTGCCGACATGCGCGGATTTTTTTCCGTATAGATGTAAGTGTGCGTGTGGGTGGTTTTGTACCGGCAGCCAATCGGGTTCGCCGCCGTCTTTTCCCCACACATTGCCCAGAATATTGGCCATACAGCAGCCCGACAATAAACGGGTATCAGCGGGCGGCAGACCGCACATGATGCGTACTTGTTGCTGGAATTGATCTGTGGCGCAGGCATCGATGGTGTGGTGACCGCTGTTGTGCGGGCGAGGGGCGATTTCATTGACGATTAATTCGTTTGTATCGCCGACCACAAACATTTCTACCGCCAATACGCCAACGTAGCCCAGCTCGTCGGCCAAGCGGCGTGCCATTTGCCGTGCTTGCTGCTGCACGTCTGCGCTCAAGCGGGCGGGGACGATGGAGTAGGCGAGAATGCCGTTTTCGTGGATGTTTTCGGCGGGGTCGAAGGTTTGCGTGTTGTCGCTGTTCAGACGGCATACGATCACGGAAATTTCGCCTCGTAAGTCCACCATTTTTTCCAATACGCATTCTACGCCGCCGTGTTCGGTAAATGCGGCTTTCAGTTCGCTCAAGGTTTTGACGCGGATTTGACCTTTGCCGTCGTAGCCCAATGTGGCGGTTTTGAGGATGCCGGGCAGAAACGCCGCGCTGGCTTCGGTGATGTCTTCAGGTTTGCAGACGGCCTGATAGGGTGCGGTTTGCAAGCCGGCTTTTTGAATCCATGCTTTTTCCTGGATGCGGTTTTGTGCAATGGCTACGCAGTCGCCGCTGGGTGAAATTACGGTGTGTTGAGCCAAAAAACGCATGGCATCGGCGTTGACGTTTTCAAATTCGGTGGTAACCGCAGCGCATTTAGCCAGCTCGTTTAAGGCGGCCTCGTTGTCGAAATCAGCGCACAAATGGCGGTCGGCAAAGTCGGCGGCAGGTGCGTTGGGATCGGGGTCGAGCACGGTAACTCGGTAGCCCATGGTTTTGGCAGCGACGGCAAACATACGGCCAAGCTGTCCACCGCCGAGAATGCCGAGATTGGCGGGGGGGAGAATTGGTAGAGTTTTCATTTTTTATTTCAAAGATTTTATTTTCAATATGTTATTTTAGAAAATCATCCATATGAGTAAATTAAGACTGTAAATTTTATAGCAGATGTTTTAACAAAATTTCAGACGGCCTCACTTATCCAAGCCTTCCTGCACCATTTGCGCTGCCCGCAATACCGCGCGGGCTTTGTTTTGGGTTTCCTGCCATTCGGCTTCTTCGTCGGAATCGGCCACGATGCCGCCGCCGCTTTGCACATACAGGGTTTCGCCTTTAATCACGGCGGTGCGGATGGCGATGGCCAAGTCCATATCGTTGTTGAAGCTCCAGCAGCCGACCGCGCCGCCGTAGATGCAGCGTTTGTTGGGTTCGAGTTCTTCGATGATTTCGAGCGCGCGTACTTTCGGCGCGCCCGACAGCGTGCCGGCGGGAAAGGTGGCGGCGAGTATCTGCATGTTGTCGATGTTGTTTTTCAGACGGCCTTCTACGTTGGAAACGATGTGCATCACGTGCGAATAGCGTTCGATAACCATTTTGTCGGTTACTTTCACTTCGCCGGTTCGGCTGACGCGGCCGACATCGTTGCGGCCCAAATCAATCAGCATCACATGCTCGGCGATTTCTTTGGCATCGCCCAGCAAATCTTGTTCGTTGGCCAAATCTTCGGCGGGGGTTTGGCCGCGCAGACGGGTGCCGGCGATGGGGCGCACGATGATGTTGTCGCGTTCGCGGCGCACGAGGATTTCGGGCGACGAGCCGACAACGTGGAAATCGCCGAAGTCGTAGTAAAACATATACGGCGAGGGATTGAGCGTGCGCAGGGCGCGGTAGAGGCTGAGCGGGTTGTCGGTAAACTTCTGCTTCATGCGCTGGCTGGGCACAACCTGCATACAGTCGCCGTCGAGAATGTATTCGCGGATTTTGCGTACGTATTCTTTGTAGCGGGCTTCGCCGGTTTCGTGTTCGGGTTCGGTTTTGGGGCTGCCCAGCGAAAGGGGGATGGCGCAGCTTTGGCGCAGGCGGGTGCGCAGGTCTTCCAAGCGTTCGCGGGCTTGTTCGTAGCCGTTGGCTTGGGCGGGGTCGGCATAAACGATCAGGTGGATTTTGCCGCTGAGGTTGTCGACAACGGCCAGCTCTTCGGAAAGCATCAGCAGAATATCGGGCGTGCCGATGGTGTCGGGCTTGCCGCTGTTTTGGAAGCGGTGGGCGAAATGCTCGAAATGGTAGATGGTTTCATAGCCGAAGTAGCCGACCAAGCCGCCGGTAAAGCGGGGCAGGCCGGGGATTTCGGGCGTTTTGAATCGCTCGTGAAACCGTTCGATGAAATGCAGCGGGTTGCCTTCGTATTGCTCGGTGATTTTACCGTTTTGATAAACGTCCACTTTTTTGCCGGATGCTTTGAGGTAGGTGCGGCAGGGCAGGCCGATAAAGGAATAGCGTCCGAAGCGTTCGCCGCCGACCACGGATTCGAGCAGGTAGGTGTAGGGTTGGTTGGCCAGCTTGAGATAAAGGGAAAGCGGGGTGTCGAGATCGGCCAGCAGCTCTTGAACCAGCGGAATGCGGTTGTAACCTGCGGCGGCTTGGGCTTGATATTCTTGTTTGGTAATCATGTTTCAGACGGCCTGAGACGGGTTGGGAAATGCGGGTGAGTATAGCAGTTTCAGGTATATTTGGGGTGTTAAAAGGCCGTCTGAACAGGTTTTCAGACGGCCTTGCTTGATGAAGATAGCTGAAACGAGATGTTATTTTAAACAGGAATTCAGCCACAACAAACGTTGTTGGGGACTGAGCAGCTTATAGAAACGGTGCTGGATGGCCAATTCGTCTACGGCGAAATCCATGCTGAAGGTATAGCGGTTTTCTACATAGTCGCGGGCGTTTTCGGTATCGAATTTATCTTCGGATAAAATTTTGATAATGTTGCGGCGGCGGTTTTTATTAATGCGGTCGGCTTTGCGGGCGGCTTTATCGCGCGCTTTTTTATATTCTTTTCTGAGGTTGCGCAATTCGTTGTTTTGAGAATCGGAAAGGCCGAGCGGACGTACGTCGCAGTTGGGGTGGAAGTCGTCGAGTTGTGAAGTGAGTTGCATAGCTTGTGCTTGGCTTGTACACAGAATAAAAAGGCCGATGGTAACGGATTGCGTAACTCGGCCCAGTTTGAAAGCGATAAGCATTTTATTGTTTTCCCAATTTTGTAACACCGCAAAATATAGCGGATATGTGTGTGAAACGCGGTATAATCGTAGTTAACTTTCGTTAATGACAATGAAATTTTTTGAAAATTTTTGAATATCAGCAGTTGATTATATTCGGTTTTGTGGGAATATGTTGATAACAGCCATTTGAAAAAAGATTACTAAGGAGAGTAATTAATCGTGCAAAAGTACCGTATTGCCCCCAGCATCTTGTCTGCTGATTTTGCTTGTTTGGGTAAAGAAGTATCGGCTGTTATCGAAGCCGGTGCCGATTTGATCCATTTTGATGTGATGGATAACCATTATGTGCCCAATCTTACTTTCGGGCCGATGGTGTGTGCCGCATTGAAACCTTATGCTACGGTGCCTGTGGATGTGCATTTGATGGTGGAGCCTGTGGATGATTTGATCCGTTCGTTTTCTCAGGCAGGTGCGGATATCATTACTTTTCATCCCGAAGCCAGCCGTCATGTCGACCGTAGCTTGGGTTTGATTAAGGAAGCGGGTTGTCAGGCCGGCTTGGTATTGAATCCTGCCACACCGGTTTATGTATTGGAAAATGTGCTGGACAAACTGGATATGGTGTTGCTGATGTCGGTAAACCCGGGGTTCGGCGGGCAGAGTTTTATTCCGCAAACTTTAGTGAAAATCCGCCAAGTGCGCGATTTGCTCGATATGTACGAAAGTGAGAGCGGCCGTAGAATCGCCTTAGAAGTGGATGGCGGCATCAAAACCGACAATATTGCTCAAGTAGCGGCGGCGGGTGCGGATACGTTTGTGGCCGGCTCGGCGATTTTCGGGAAACCTGACTACAAAGCCGTTATCGACGAGATGCGTGCGGAATTGGCTAAAGCGGCGGTATAGTAACCAGGAAATTTATCAAGAGGCCGTCTGAAAGCATTTCAGACGGCCTCTTTCTATTTTTGGAAGTCTATACGGAACAGCGGGGGCGGACTGGTGTTGCGGAATATTAAAATCGGGGGGTTATAAATACACAATCTCGCCGCTGCGCCCTTTGCTTTCTTCACTGCTCCACCAAACAAATTCGGGCATGATGTCTTCGTAGTTTTTGCGTTCGGCGCGGGCTTCGCCGGGGTGGGTTTTCATGCGTTGGGGCGAGTTGACGGCACCGGGCACGAGCACGTTGGCGCGCAGGTTGGGGAAGCGTTCCCATTCGTCGGCGGCAACTTTGCACAAATAGTTGAGTGCGGCCTTGGATGCGCCGAAACCGCCCCAGTAGGCGCGCGGGTTTTCTCCGTGGCTTTCGCCGACGAAAATCACCGAAGCGTCGGGCGACTCTTTGAGCAGGGGCAGGAAGGCGCGGGTTAAGCCCATGGGTGCGACGGTGTTGATCCGGTATTGGTTGACCCACTCGGCTACGGTTTGGAAATCGAGCGGGGAGAGGGCGTAGAAGTAGCTGGCGCAATGCACGATACCGTCGAGCTTGTTGCCGGTGGCTTCGGCGATGGTGGCGGCGAAGCGGTCGAACTCGGCTTCTTCGGCGGTTAAAAGGTCGAAGCAGATGGCGAAGGGTTCGGGGCCGCCCGATGCTGCGATTTCGTCATACACTTTTTCGAGTTTTTTCTGGTGTCTGGCAACCAGCACCACGGTGGCACCTGCGGCGGCGTAGGCTTTGGCGACTTGTTCGCCGATACCTTGCGATGCGCCGGTAATCAGGATGGTTTTGTTTTGAAGCTGGCTCATGGGTTTTTCCTTTAAGGTTTTAATCGGTATCGACGGCAGGCCGTCTGAAAAAATGTTGCGGTGTCGAGGGTTGTGGCGAACTGCGGTAAGGCCGGTCGATTAACGCTAAAGTTTCGGCTTGTGCGGGTTGTATTCGCTCAAACACAGTTCTGCGGCGGTTGCGCCGGATTGTACGGCGGCTTCCAGCGTGGCGGGGTAGCGCGGATGTAGGTAGTCGCCGGCAGGGTAGATGCGGCGGTGGTGCAGCCATGCCAAATCGGCGAGAGCGGGGCTGCTGCCAGATACGGCGGTGGCGCGTTTTTCGGTAATCACTTGCGCGGCAAGCGGTTCGCCCAGATAAGGGCAAAGCGTTTTTAAATCGGCATCTACGCGCGCAATCCATTCTTCGTTTTTCAGACGGCCTATGTGGTCGGACACGCTGATCACGGCAGCAGTTTCATTGGCGGGCAAGCCCAGTGCGGAGCGGTGGACGAACCATTGTGCGGTTCCTTCGGCCAAGCCGGTAAGCGGCGCGGGCAGATGCACGGTTTCGGCGTAGCGCAGATAAACGGTGGTGATGGCATGGTAGGTGATGCCTTCAAAGGCCGTCTGAATATCGGCGGGGGTTTCAGACGGCATCAGCGCGGCGGCATGATAGGGGGCGACGGCAAGAATGGCGGCATCAAACGTTTCGCCGTTCACGCACACGCGACCGTCGGGCAGGTTGGAAAGCTGCGACACGCGCGTTTCCATACGGATGTCCGCCCGATGTTTGGCCAAAAATCTCAACGCGGGTTCGGCGATGATGCTGCCTAAATCTTGCTTGGGCAAAAGATAATCGCTGCCGGTTTTATCCGCCCACACACCATCTTGCAAAACATTACACAGTGTTTGCAGACTCGCGGATTCGAGCGGCGTGTTCAATGCGCCCCATATCAGCGGCTGCCAGAATTGCGCGACGGCTTTGCGTTGGACATTGCGGCTGCGCAGCCATTCGGCCACAGTGATGTCGGGTAGCGGTAGCGGCGAGCGGTGTCGCTGTTGCAGCGCGTGCATATCGTTGAGCAGCTTGATTTTTTCTCCGAAACCGATATTCTTGGCTTTAAGTAATCCCACAATGATATGCAGCGGCGAAGGCAAAGAGGCCGTCTGAAATTGGAGGCCGTCTGAAATATGCCATTGCAGCGGCATGCGCAGAAAGGCTTGGTGTTCGTCCGCACCGATCTGTTTCATCAGCGCAAGCACGCCGTGATAAGCACCGAGCAGGATGTGCTGGCCGTTGTCGAGAAAGCTGAAGCCGCTGTTGTCGGCATTCAGGGTGCGCGCACGACCGCCGGCGTTGCGGCCTGCTTCAAACAGCGTCAGGCCGGCGTGCGGGGCAAGCTGTACGGCGGCGGACAAGCCTGCCCAGCCTGCGCCGATAACAGCGATTTTGGGGCGTGGGTTTTGCGGTTTCATGGGTTAAATCCGAACAGCCATGTTTTCAGGGCGATGCGTTTTTTGCGCGGCGAAGGAATGGCGATTTTGTATTTCAATACGTTTTCGGCACCGTCGGCAGCGATTTCGTTCAATAAGGCATAGTAAATGCTGCCCATCACCAAACCGGCTTTTTGGGCTTTTTTGTCTTCAGACGGCAGCAGCCTCACGGCTTCGCGGTAGGTATCGCGGGCGCGGTTGACTTGGAAATCCATCAGCGCGGCGAATTCGGGCGTGGGCGTGCGCTGCATCAGCACTTGCGCAGGCACGTTGAAACGCTGCAATTCTTCTGTGGGCAGGTAAATGCGCCCGTTGCGTGCGTCTTCGCCGACATCGCGGATGATGTTGGTAAGTTGTAAAGCCAATCCGAGCGTTTCGGCGTATTGCAGCGTTTCAGGTCGTCTGAAACCGAGAATGCGGGCAATTAGCCGCCCGACCACGCCCGCCACACGGTAGCAGTAAAGTTTCAGGTCTTCAAAACGCCCGTAGCGGGCCTGCTCCAAATCCATCTGCATGCCGTTGATGATGTCTTCCAACTCTTCCTGCGGCAGGCCGAAATCGGCGGTAACGGTTTTCAAGGCACGGCAAACCGGGTGTTCCGGCGTTTCGCTGCCGAACACTTTGGCCAGCTCGATCCGCCACCAGTTGAGCGTGGTTTGTGCAACGTGCCGGTCGGAACAGTCGTCCACCACATCGTCCAGCTCGCGGCAGAAGGCATACAGCACGGTCATGGCATCGCGTTTCGGTTGCGGCAGAAAACGAAAACCCGCCAGAAAGCTGGATTTGCTTTCGGCGGCTTTGTGACGGCAGTATTCGAGCGGCAGCACGGCGGTTCCTGAATGGTTTTTATCGGATACGGATTGTAGCGGGAAACAGGGGGGATAACAATTCGAGGCCGTCTGAAAACAGCTGCTTTCAGACGGCCTCCGCCTATTCCCGACAAAACTACTCAACTACCTCTTCCAAATCTGCTAAAATAATTGGCGACAAAAATAACACTTCAAAAGGCACACAAAACATGGCACTTCTGCAAATCGCCGAACCCGGCATGTCCGCCGCACCGCACCAACACCGCCTAGCCGTCGGTATCGACTTAGGCACCACCAACAGCCTTGTCGCCTCCGTTAAAAGCGGCAGTGCCGTTTGCCTGCCCGACGAACAAGGGCGGGTAACGCTGCCCTCCGTAGTGCGCTATTGCGAAGATTCCCGCTCCGAAGTCGGCTACGACGCACTCAAAGCCCAAAAAATCGACCCGGTCAACACCATAAGTTCGGCCAAACGCCTCATCGGCCGCACGCTGGAAGATTTAAAACAAGACCCACATTATTTGCCCTACCGCTTCGGCAGCAACGAACGCATTATCGAGCTGCACACCCGCGCGGGCGACAAAACGCCTATCGACGTATCGGCCGACATTCTCCGCGCCTTGAAGCAGCGTGCCGAAGAAAACCTCGGCGGCGAACTCGTAGGTGCCGTGATTACCGTGCCCGCCTATTTCGACGATGCCCAACGCCAAGCCACCAAAGATGCCGCACGGCTGGCCGGATTAAACGTTTTGCGCCTGCTCAACGAACCGACCGCCGCCGCCATTGCCTACGGCTTGGACAATGCATCGGAAGGCACGTTTGTGGTGTACGACCTCGGCGGCGGCACGTTCGACGTATCCGTATTGCAGCTCACCAAAGGGCTGTTTGAAGTGAAAGCCACCAACGGCAACAGCGCACTCGGCGGCGACGACTTCGACCACCGCCTGTTCTGCTGGTTGCTCGAACAAAACGGTTTGTCCCAACTCAACGAGCAAGACAGCCAACTGCTGCTCAGCCTCGCCCGTGCCGCCAAAGAAACCTTGACTACCGACACCAGCGCCACCGTGCGCACGGTGCTTTCAGACGGCCGCCAAGTCGATACCACCGTTACCCGCCAAGCATTCCACAACCTCACCCAGCATCTGGTTGCCAAAACCATCGAGCCGGTAAAACAGGCTTTGAAAGATGCCGGCGTGGGCAAAGCCGACGTGAAAGGCGTGATTATGGTGGGTGGCTCCACCCGCATGCTGCACGTTCAGCAAGCCGTGGCTACCTTTTTCGGCCAAACGCCGCTCAACAACCTAAACCCCGACCAAGTGGTCGCACTCGGCGCGGCGATGCAGGCCAATGTGCTGGCAGGCAATAAAAACGAAGACGAATGGCTGCTGCTCGACGTTACCCCGTTGTCGCTCGGCCTCGAAACCTACGGCGGTCTGGCCGAAAAAATCATCCCGCGTAACAGCACCTTGCCCACCGCCCGCGCCCAAGAGTTCACCACCTTTAAAGACGGCCAAACCGCGATGACCATCCATGTGGTGCAGGGCGAACGCGAACTCGTGTCCGACTGCCGCAGCCTCGCCAAATTCACCTTGCGCGGTATTCCGCCGATGGTGGCCGGCGCCGCCCGCATCCGCGTTACCTTCCAAGTGGACGCAGACGGCCTGCTTTCCGTGTCTGCCCGCGAACAATCCACCGGCGTGCAGGCGCAAATCGAAGTGAAACCTTCCTACGGCCTCGACGACGAAACCATCACGCAAATGCTGAAAGACAGCATGTCCAACGCCTCCGACGACATGGCCGCCCGCGCCCACGCCGAAGCCGTTGTAGAAGCCGAAGGCCTGATTGCAGCCGTAGCAGCCGCATTGGAAATGGACGGCGATTTATTAAGCGAAACCGAACTTGCCGCCATCCGTGACAGCATCACCGTTTTGCAGAATCTCGTTTATACAGGCAATGCCGACGAAATCCGCAACGCTGTATCTGCGTTAGGACATGCTACCGATGATTTTGCCGCCAAACGTATGGATAGGAATATCAAGCGGGCTTTGACGGGGCAGAGGGTAGAAGAGATTTAAGCACCGGTTTTCGGACGGCCTTTAAAAGATTAAGAGGCCGTCTGAAAAAATAGGGTGGGGTATAAGCCCACTATCATTTAACAGTATAAGTATTTGAAAAATTTGATTTTAGGCCATAGATATCTATACAATTGAATCAGTTTGAATTGTTCCAAATCTTTGATGGGGGCGGCTCAAAAAGTGTAAATAATCAGTGGCTCAAGACCACCATACATAACAGGAATAACATGCCGAAAGTAACCATACTTCCACACACCGAACTATGTCCCGAAGGTAAAGTCATTGAAAACGCGCCTGAAGGTCAAACCATTTGCGATTTACTGCTCGACCACGATATCGAAATCGACCACGCCTGCGAAAAATCCTGCGCCTGCACCACTTGCCACGTGATTGTGCGGCAGGGTTTCGACAGCTTGGAAGAGCCGTCTGAAATCGAAGAAGACCTGCTTGATCAGGCATGGGGTTTGGAAGCCGAATCGCGTTTGAGCTGCCAAGCCAAAGTAGCCGATGAAGATTTGGTGGTGGAAATCCCCAAATACACCATCAACCACGCGCGCGAGCATCATTAAAACAGAAAGGCCGTCTGAATGGTTTTTTCAGACGGCCTCGACACAGCAAAGGAACACACCATGAAATGGACAGACACCCAACGCATCGCCGAAGAACTTTACGACACCCACGGAGACATCGATCCCAAGACCATCCGTTTTACCCAGCTGCGGGAATTGATCCTTGCCCTTCCTGATTTTGATGACAATCCTGCCCACTGCGGCGAGCGCATTCTCGAAGCCGTACAGCAGGCTTGGATTGACGAGGCGGAATAAATAACTTCTGAGTAATATAAGTTTTTATATTGGAAAGGCCGTCTGAAATATTTTCAGACGGCCTCAAGTTTTCAAAGCAGGATAATCAACCGTAAGTCAGATGAGTGGCTTTGCCTCTAAACGCCCAATAAGCAAAGATGCTGTATGCCGTAATACAGGGCACGGTAATGCATACACCGATAAGGGTAATCACCAACGTAGGCGTGCTGGCGGCGGCTTCCCACACGGTAAGCTGGCCG includes the following:
- the iscX gene encoding Fe-S cluster assembly protein IscX, producing the protein MKWTDTQRIAEELYDTHGDIDPKTIRFTQLRELILALPDFDDNPAHCGERILEAVQQAWIDEAE
- the fdx gene encoding ISC system 2Fe-2S type ferredoxin, with the protein product MPKVTILPHTELCPEGKVIENAPEGQTICDLLLDHDIEIDHACEKSCACTTCHVIVRQGFDSLEEPSEIEEDLLDQAWGLEAESRLSCQAKVADEDLVVEIPKYTINHAREHH
- the hscA gene encoding Fe-S protein assembly chaperone HscA, whose translation is MALLQIAEPGMSAAPHQHRLAVGIDLGTTNSLVASVKSGSAVCLPDEQGRVTLPSVVRYCEDSRSEVGYDALKAQKIDPVNTISSAKRLIGRTLEDLKQDPHYLPYRFGSNERIIELHTRAGDKTPIDVSADILRALKQRAEENLGGELVGAVITVPAYFDDAQRQATKDAARLAGLNVLRLLNEPTAAAIAYGLDNASEGTFVVYDLGGGTFDVSVLQLTKGLFEVKATNGNSALGGDDFDHRLFCWLLEQNGLSQLNEQDSQLLLSLARAAKETLTTDTSATVRTVLSDGRQVDTTVTRQAFHNLTQHLVAKTIEPVKQALKDAGVGKADVKGVIMVGGSTRMLHVQQAVATFFGQTPLNNLNPDQVVALGAAMQANVLAGNKNEDEWLLLDVTPLSLGLETYGGLAEKIIPRNSTLPTARAQEFTTFKDGQTAMTIHVVQGERELVSDCRSLAKFTLRGIPPMVAGAARIRVTFQVDADGLLSVSAREQSTGVQAQIEVKPSYGLDDETITQMLKDSMSNASDDMAARAHAEAVVEAEGLIAAVAAALEMDGDLLSETELAAIRDSITVLQNLVYTGNADEIRNAVSALGHATDDFAAKRMDRNIKRALTGQRVEEI